One Candidatus Neomarinimicrobiota bacterium genomic window, CTTTTATCAATAGCAACTTTTGTACATCTTCTCGCCGCAAGCGCGTGGTTAGGAGGAATGATTTACATCAATTTAGTATTTATGCCAATGCTTAAAACAGTTGAACCTCCCGCGGCAGGACATTTGATGCGGGAAAACGGAAAACGATTCCCGATACTTGGTTGGACAAGTGTGGGATTGCTTATTATCACGGGCGTGATGCAACTAAACACCGATGCGGTTTTCGATTTTTCAACAGATTACGGGACTTTTCTCACTCTG contains:
- a CDS encoding DUF4149 domain-containing protein, with protein sequence MDLLSIATFVHLLAASAWLGGMIYINLVFMPMLKTVEPPAAGHLMRENGKRFPILGWTSVGLLIITGVMQLNTDAVFDFSTDYGTFLTLKLITIALMITIGLYITFLLYPKFKKLAPSEGAAPTPEFMKLQKRLPLLAKINMSLGILVLFFVALII